The following proteins are encoded in a genomic region of Paenibacillus sp. FSL R7-0273:
- a CDS encoding carbohydrate ABC transporter permease encodes MGYGTPQQSIPASAGKAPLSKRAELFKQIKKHRYHYLFVLPMLVFFAAFTLWPMIASWYYSFFNWDGIGWPTDFIGLGNFREVASDPGFWSAFMNTFLFALTHVLIQMPLALIVAVILNNQFLAGRNVYRLLLFVPVISTTAVIGVIFSILLNPLGGAINEMLLGIGLVKEPINFLGSTTLALPTLLAVSVWKSFGTPMIYWLAGLQTIPGELYEAAKIDGASKVQSFFRITIPMLAPIGLVITLLTFINNLDPFDLVRTMTEGGPVKATDVVQTYIFRYAFEPESGSSRYGFASAAGILFSLAVLVVVVIQALTGKAARKSGTKGA; translated from the coding sequence ATGGGTTACGGCACACCGCAGCAGAGTATTCCTGCTTCCGCCGGCAAGGCTCCGCTCTCCAAAAGAGCGGAGCTGTTCAAACAGATCAAGAAGCACCGCTACCATTACCTGTTCGTGCTGCCGATGCTGGTGTTCTTTGCCGCTTTTACCTTATGGCCGATGATTGCAAGCTGGTATTATTCGTTCTTTAACTGGGACGGCATCGGCTGGCCGACAGACTTTATCGGGCTCGGCAACTTCAGGGAGGTCGCATCCGACCCGGGCTTCTGGAGCGCTTTTATGAACACGTTCCTGTTCGCCCTGACGCATGTGCTGATCCAGATGCCGCTGGCGCTGATCGTTGCGGTCATTCTCAACAACCAGTTTCTTGCGGGGAGAAATGTATACAGGCTGCTGCTGTTCGTGCCGGTTATCTCTACTACAGCGGTTATCGGTGTTATTTTCTCGATTCTGCTGAACCCGCTGGGCGGTGCGATTAATGAAATGCTGCTGGGCATAGGGCTGGTCAAAGAGCCGATCAACTTCCTGGGATCTACTACACTTGCGCTGCCGACACTGCTGGCCGTTTCTGTCTGGAAAAGCTTCGGTACGCCCATGATCTACTGGCTTGCGGGGCTGCAGACGATTCCGGGTGAGCTTTATGAGGCAGCCAAAATCGACGGGGCAAGCAAAGTGCAGAGCTTTTTCCGGATTACCATTCCGATGCTGGCGCCGATTGGCCTTGTCATAACACTGCTCACTTTTATCAACAACCTTGATCCGTTTGATCTGGTCCGAACAATGACTGAAGGCGGGCCGGTAAAAGCGACCGATGTGGTACAGACTTACATTTTCCGTTATGCATTCGAGCCCGAAAGCGGCTCATCCCGTTACGGCTTCGCCTCGGCAGCAGGCATCCTGTTCAGTCTGGCCGTTCTAGTTGTCGTCGTCATTCAGGCGCTGACCGGTAAAGCTGCCCGCAAATCCGGCACGAAAGGAGCCTAA
- a CDS encoding ABC transporter substrate-binding protein translates to MTRKRSLIGSLTAVFALTGILAGCGGNNNAGSGDATTPPSGSAATTAPAATAAEVQKVNFSIVSARPGDEAFYKEQMDIFMKANPEVKVTVIANPTEQYNNALQLSFAANEGPDIFFIEGGQPQARTVYDNKWVEPLDSYIDDAFVARFPEGAFSRTSQTRVNGEVVGIPVRDPRFDKVRPLYYNKTILEQYGYSEPPKTHSEFVAAATKITKEGKGQVYGFAMMGKAPAVFGLSVSGLGSGLEGGVIGYEGNTIINLKTGQFSSISATPVVEILRQLNAQKIVAPGWENWDTAQMHQQFAAGRVAMFIGAAWQAEEIRKLNEGMDMGIAAAPVPDAGRSGYRDTPTIAEPRYAMSSQSKSKEGAWKVLDFLGSVEFERANYEYAKELVLMPAAMEGIAMSADMEQIVKVMDETIRMAPAVNTNNQNYDQFSKSISDAMPKPKIQEVFLKAVVSNEDPVALAEDYDAKANKVIDEQIKIANDGGIDFSREDLKYPDWNPMENYIIE, encoded by the coding sequence GTGACAAGAAAACGTTCACTGATCGGATCTCTGACTGCGGTGTTTGCCCTTACCGGAATTTTGGCCGGCTGCGGCGGCAATAACAATGCCGGAAGCGGCGATGCAACAACACCGCCTTCCGGTTCGGCGGCTACAACGGCGCCTGCGGCTACAGCCGCTGAAGTGCAGAAGGTGAATTTCTCGATTGTTTCGGCCAGACCGGGAGATGAAGCCTTTTACAAGGAACAAATGGACATTTTTATGAAAGCGAATCCAGAGGTCAAGGTGACGGTTATTGCCAATCCGACGGAGCAGTATAACAATGCGCTGCAGCTGTCTTTTGCGGCCAATGAAGGCCCGGATATCTTCTTCATTGAAGGCGGTCAGCCGCAGGCGAGAACGGTGTATGACAATAAATGGGTAGAGCCGCTGGACAGCTATATCGATGATGCGTTTGTGGCCCGCTTCCCGGAAGGGGCCTTCAGCCGGACCAGCCAGACCCGGGTGAACGGGGAGGTTGTCGGGATTCCGGTCCGCGACCCGCGCTTCGACAAGGTAAGACCGCTGTATTACAACAAGACCATACTGGAGCAGTACGGCTACAGCGAGCCGCCTAAGACGCATAGCGAATTCGTCGCAGCAGCGACCAAGATTACAAAAGAAGGAAAAGGCCAGGTATACGGCTTCGCCATGATGGGTAAAGCGCCGGCGGTGTTTGGACTTAGTGTGTCGGGCCTCGGCTCCGGGCTTGAAGGCGGAGTAATCGGGTACGAGGGCAACACGATCATCAACCTGAAAACCGGACAGTTCTCGTCGATATCGGCGACACCTGTTGTGGAAATCCTGCGGCAGCTGAACGCGCAGAAAATTGTAGCGCCGGGCTGGGAAAACTGGGATACCGCGCAGATGCACCAGCAGTTCGCAGCCGGACGCGTGGCGATGTTCATCGGGGCAGCGTGGCAGGCCGAGGAAATCCGGAAGCTGAATGAGGGCATGGACATGGGCATTGCAGCTGCACCTGTACCGGATGCCGGACGGAGCGGATACCGGGATACGCCGACGATTGCCGAGCCTCGTTATGCGATGAGCTCACAGTCGAAGTCGAAGGAAGGTGCCTGGAAGGTGCTGGATTTCCTCGGGTCGGTAGAGTTTGAGCGGGCCAATTACGAATATGCAAAAGAACTCGTGCTGATGCCGGCAGCAATGGAAGGCATTGCGATGTCAGCGGATATGGAGCAGATAGTGAAGGTAATGGATGAGACGATCCGGATGGCTCCGGCTGTCAATACGAATAACCAGAACTATGACCAGTTCTCGAAGAGCATCAGCGATGCTATGCCGAAGCCGAAGATTCAGGAGGTATTCCTGAAGGCGGTGGTCAGCAATGAAGATCCGGTAGCGCTGGCAGAGGATTATGATGCGAAGGCCAATAAGGTCATCGATGAGCAGATCAAGATTGCGAACGATGGCGGCATTGATTTTAGCAGAGAAGACCTGAAATACCCGGATTGGAATCCGATGGAAAATTATATTATCGAGTAG
- a CDS encoding response regulator produces the protein MGTNSVVLDKIRCIVVDDEALIRERFRYAFPLEEHGFEIVGEAEDGEEALELCRQLSPDIVITDVVMPRMNGLELTEELKRLMPRVKVIILSSFQEFEFARKAVMLGALGYLLKVTSGYQELLEILGQARNEIEADREKMLLSIEERKHLQDSQPLLRKQLILDIRSGAVQSPSKLNSTCDFVNWHRPEAVFMLGMVSIDRYSALSQTFHPKDLSLFKYVMMRIIEELADSKLCCNVFDWDRQSIGLWIQLSEACSDQEELLLFYEHILHHARKYLPFTVSVRISSEHRMAAGPQAWPASFGSAFGELEELKAELFYHGHGGLHVYGAGAGGGAGVGLGGGAGTGAGVGHGVESGGGARTGTDARAGVGSGGGAGNGAGDGEETGQQTLPGDAQTAEGHTHGSALPELPDPVEQLAGWSDPSQLQRLVHDVYIRPVVRMKVRPNELLGWIEELAERWTMADAYSRSRFHSELGDVETVFDTEEFLVRLFMWKQNSSRLSFDQPVQRSEIQKALDYVARHYREPVSVADISDYTAISPNYFSHLFKAQTGINFSDYVTRFRIEKSKQLLRETDKQVGEIAEQVGIPDYKYFARIFRRLAGKTPSQYREEEGFRTGKA, from the coding sequence ATGGGCACTAATTCGGTGGTACTGGATAAAATACGCTGTATCGTTGTGGATGACGAAGCGCTGATCCGCGAACGGTTCCGTTATGCTTTTCCGCTGGAGGAGCATGGGTTTGAGATCGTTGGCGAGGCTGAGGATGGTGAGGAAGCGCTGGAGCTGTGCAGACAGCTTAGTCCTGACATTGTTATTACGGATGTCGTGATGCCCCGGATGAACGGGCTGGAGCTGACGGAGGAGCTGAAGCGGCTGATGCCGCGGGTTAAGGTGATTATTTTGTCGAGCTTCCAGGAATTTGAATTCGCCCGTAAGGCGGTTATGCTTGGGGCGCTGGGCTATTTGCTGAAGGTAACCTCGGGTTACCAGGAGCTGCTGGAGATTCTCGGCCAGGCCCGCAATGAAATTGAAGCCGACCGGGAGAAAATGCTGCTCTCCATTGAGGAGCGCAAGCATCTGCAGGACAGCCAGCCGCTGCTGCGCAAGCAGCTTATTCTCGATATCCGCTCCGGCGCCGTGCAGTCCCCCTCCAAGCTGAACAGCACCTGTGATTTTGTGAATTGGCACCGGCCGGAGGCGGTATTCATGTTGGGGATGGTCAGCATCGACCGTTATAGCGCATTGTCACAGACGTTTCATCCCAAGGACCTCTCCCTGTTCAAGTACGTGATGATGCGAATTATTGAGGAGCTGGCAGACAGTAAGCTCTGCTGCAATGTTTTTGACTGGGACCGGCAGAGCATCGGGCTGTGGATTCAGCTGTCTGAGGCCTGCTCTGATCAGGAGGAGCTTCTGTTATTCTATGAACATATTTTGCATCACGCGAGAAAATATTTGCCGTTCACTGTTTCCGTGCGCATAAGCTCTGAGCACCGTATGGCTGCCGGTCCGCAGGCCTGGCCGGCATCGTTCGGTTCAGCCTTTGGCGAGCTAGAGGAGCTGAAGGCTGAGTTGTTCTATCACGGGCATGGCGGGTTGCATGTTTATGGTGCGGGTGCTGGGGGTGGGGCTGGCGTTGGATTGGGTGGTGGGGCTGGAACTGGGGCTGGCGTTGGACATGGAGTTGAATCAGGTGGTGGCGCTAGAACCGGGACTGATGCAAGAGCAGGCGTAGGATCAGGTGGTGGTGCTGGGAACGGGGCTGGAGATGGAGAAGAAACGGGTCAGCAGACTTTGCCGGGGGATGCACAAACTGCTGAAGGACATACTCACGGCTCCGCTTTGCCTGAGCTTCCCGACCCTGTAGAGCAGCTTGCCGGCTGGAGTGATCCGTCTCAGCTTCAGCGGCTGGTGCATGATGTATACATCCGGCCGGTTGTGCGGATGAAAGTCCGGCCTAATGAGCTGCTTGGCTGGATTGAGGAGCTGGCTGAACGCTGGACTATGGCGGACGCGTATTCACGCAGCCGTTTTCACTCGGAGCTTGGCGATGTCGAAACTGTCTTTGACACTGAAGAGTTTCTCGTCCGCCTGTTCATGTGGAAGCAGAATTCCAGCCGCCTGTCCTTCGATCAGCCGGTGCAGCGCAGTGAGATCCAGAAAGCGCTGGACTACGTCGCCAGACATTACCGGGAGCCTGTCAGTGTAGCCGATATCAGCGATTACACCGCCATCAGCCCTAACTATTTCAGCCACCTGTTCAAAGCCCAGACCGGCATCAACTTCTCCGATTACGTGACCCGCTTCCGGATTGAGAAGTCCAAACAATTGCTGCGCGAGACGGATAAGCAGGTTGGCGAAATCGCCGAACAGGTCGGCATTCCCGACTACAAATACTTCGCCCGGATCTTCCGCAGGCTGGCCGGCAAAACCCCCAGCCAATACCGGGAGGAAGAAGGCTTCCGCACGGGTAAAGCCTAG
- a CDS encoding FAD-dependent oxidoreductase, translated as MGQSKSVRTEVLIVGGGTAGCVAAIAAAEEGAKVILVENDTALGGVATRGGIHRYYYGSPGGLQEEIDRRTAEAAAKFGGKTKGFHPDAKRVVLAALCREKGIMFYLDSVVYEVIKEGEKVAGVRALTPAGRLEISAGVTIDSTGNAHLVRMAGGRLRYGRGLDGVYHNYSFIPRRVLDGEIGYDNLDAGWVDPYDPWDVSRAFIRGREWVREGYAEGAHYFAVSSMLGVREGGLIEGDVTITLEDYIEDRPSPEVICRSYSHLDNHGFDTGNESEFSQLWIAVMGLFVKGLWCDIPYGALLPAGIGNLLVAGRALSVDRDVGMGVRMQKDMHKVGEAAGVAAAMSIRTGSAPRELDRSGLQKRLVERSVLEGEELQRTHGRNLRFKRGGLAGVELGKENAASHAEQLAHYFGTDERWKAVWLLGSSAEAEQERQVAVLLESKLYEGTPEARFCAAITLAMLEREEAVPYLMERIATRDKNKLSNHPKCVPFWIASFVLLRMLKSTAGVSQAAAALKEQPGAVHSTFLLDYLSAVCPVLSAGERAEAAGAVQMWLSSGELGMDYRMHGDRPESLGWSLELRAAALLASLTGEQGGVTGWAASAAADPRGYVRNAAARLLPWSEVGMPDKEEAAPFLGEFDIAVIGAGTAEVICAAALGRQGRRVVLIADGSALMTEVTRSRVTYFKGLDESAGGGAYELIDLLRQEGAWNGEQLEPVLVQLAADRLLQNAGVSVLYEARCLEEQNAEGRSLVEIAYKNGRGLVAAGRIIGQADRAGVMGQAVPGTLTAVLIGSGSLGETADCRWMEWSHNGNVLALRIRPSYYPDEVYLDIRWPLEAAEEGDTGELLVLPAVEKLRNLGVIPDSAALAYIADEPWPEGLCAAPGTSGTEPEENFWIARQISAGLDDAVIG; from the coding sequence ATGGGCCAGTCAAAATCCGTCCGGACGGAGGTTCTTATTGTAGGAGGCGGAACAGCAGGCTGTGTGGCAGCTATTGCGGCCGCAGAGGAAGGCGCGAAGGTCATCCTGGTTGAAAATGATACTGCACTGGGCGGAGTGGCTACCCGCGGCGGTATCCACCGATACTATTATGGTTCTCCGGGAGGGCTGCAGGAGGAGATAGACCGCCGGACCGCTGAAGCTGCTGCAAAATTCGGAGGTAAAACCAAGGGCTTTCATCCAGATGCCAAGCGGGTGGTGCTTGCCGCCCTTTGCCGGGAAAAGGGAATTATGTTCTATTTGGACTCTGTGGTGTATGAGGTCATTAAAGAGGGGGAAAAAGTAGCGGGTGTCCGGGCTCTGACTCCGGCAGGCCGATTGGAAATTAGTGCCGGGGTGACTATCGACAGCACCGGGAATGCCCATCTCGTCCGTATGGCCGGCGGCAGGCTGAGGTATGGCCGCGGGCTGGACGGCGTGTATCACAATTATTCCTTCATTCCGCGCAGAGTGCTGGACGGTGAGATCGGGTATGACAATCTGGATGCCGGATGGGTAGATCCGTACGATCCATGGGATGTGTCGCGGGCTTTTATCCGCGGCCGTGAATGGGTTAGGGAAGGGTATGCAGAGGGTGCGCATTATTTTGCGGTCTCGTCCATGCTCGGGGTCCGGGAAGGCGGCCTGATTGAGGGAGACGTAACAATAACCCTGGAGGATTATATTGAAGACCGGCCTTCACCGGAGGTGATCTGCCGCAGCTATTCCCATTTGGATAATCACGGCTTTGATACAGGGAATGAAAGTGAATTCAGCCAGCTGTGGATTGCGGTCATGGGCTTGTTCGTCAAAGGCCTGTGGTGCGACATTCCATACGGGGCACTTTTGCCTGCCGGCATCGGAAATCTGCTGGTGGCCGGGCGCGCCCTGTCTGTAGACCGGGATGTTGGAATGGGTGTGCGGATGCAAAAGGATATGCACAAGGTAGGCGAGGCAGCCGGCGTTGCTGCTGCTATGAGTATCCGTACCGGCTCTGCACCGCGTGAGCTGGACCGTTCCGGGTTGCAGAAACGGCTGGTGGAACGGAGTGTGCTGGAGGGGGAGGAGCTGCAGCGGACCCATGGCCGGAATCTTCGCTTCAAGCGCGGTGGGCTGGCAGGTGTAGAGTTGGGGAAAGAGAACGCCGCTTCGCATGCCGAACAGCTTGCCCATTATTTCGGGACGGACGAGCGGTGGAAGGCAGTCTGGCTGCTGGGCAGTTCAGCTGAAGCTGAACAGGAACGCCAGGTCGCTGTTTTGCTGGAAAGCAAGCTTTATGAAGGCACACCGGAGGCTAGATTCTGTGCTGCTATCACACTGGCTATGCTGGAAAGAGAAGAAGCCGTTCCATACCTAATGGAACGCATTGCTACCAGGGATAAGAATAAACTCAGCAATCATCCCAAATGCGTACCGTTCTGGATTGCCTCATTTGTACTGCTGCGTATGCTGAAAAGCACCGCTGGAGTGAGTCAGGCCGCGGCTGCACTTAAAGAGCAGCCGGGTGCGGTTCACAGCACCTTTCTGCTGGATTACTTGTCTGCTGTTTGTCCGGTGCTGAGCGCCGGGGAACGTGCTGAAGCTGCCGGTGCTGTTCAGATGTGGTTATCATCCGGTGAACTTGGAATGGATTACCGGATGCACGGGGACCGGCCGGAGTCGCTCGGCTGGAGCCTGGAACTCAGAGCGGCAGCGCTATTGGCAAGTTTGACCGGGGAGCAAGGAGGGGTCACTGGGTGGGCGGCTTCTGCGGCGGCTGATCCGCGGGGGTATGTCCGCAATGCGGCTGCCCGGCTTCTTCCCTGGAGCGAGGTGGGTATGCCGGATAAAGAAGAGGCTGCTCCATTTCTTGGTGAGTTTGATATAGCGGTGATTGGTGCCGGGACCGCAGAGGTTATCTGTGCGGCAGCGTTGGGCCGTCAAGGCAGGAGAGTGGTGCTGATCGCTGACGGAAGTGCTTTGATGACTGAGGTTACGAGGTCTAGAGTGACCTATTTTAAAGGGCTTGACGAGTCTGCTGGCGGAGGCGCATACGAGCTGATTGATCTGCTGCGACAAGAAGGAGCGTGGAACGGAGAGCAGCTGGAGCCTGTATTGGTGCAGCTGGCGGCAGACCGGCTTTTGCAGAATGCCGGGGTAAGCGTTCTGTATGAGGCACGTTGTCTGGAGGAGCAGAATGCAGAAGGGCGGAGTCTAGTTGAGATTGCCTATAAGAACGGCAGAGGACTGGTCGCCGCTGGCAGAATTATTGGGCAGGCTGATCGGGCGGGAGTTATGGGGCAGGCCGTTCCAGGTACACTGACTGCGGTTTTGATAGGCTCCGGGTCATTGGGAGAAACGGCAGACTGCAGGTGGATGGAGTGGAGTCATAACGGTAACGTGTTGGCCTTGCGGATACGGCCTAGTTATTATCCGGACGAGGTTTATCTGGATATCCGCTGGCCCCTTGAAGCTGCTGAAGAGGGAGACACCGGGGAACTGCTTGTGCTGCCTGCAGTAGAGAAGCTTCGGAATCTTGGAGTGATACCTGATAGTGCTGCGCTCGCCTATATTGCGGATGAGCCGTGGCCGGAAGGATTGTGTGCTGCTCCGGGAACTTCTGGCACAGAACCGGAAGAGAATTTCTGGATTGCCAGGCAGATTTCTGCGGGTCTTGACGATGCTGTAATTGGATAG
- a CDS encoding carbohydrate ABC transporter permease → MYRLNRFLRQLPAQVLLLAFTLIWSYPFIWIISSSFKSQSEMFLGGINIIPKEPTLDNFVRAWDLANFYQYFFNSVIVTASVVLLVLVITSMAGYALGRGSMPGKKLIMTMLVISMFLPKGFTILPLFELIVGLGFNNTLMGVILAESGPSKIVSILLFVGYFASLPKEMEESATIDGAGYFRMFFSIMLPLSKPILGTVTIFSFIGAWNAFFVPLTFTLSKPSLRTLGVGMYNFFGTNSVDWTGLAAGAVMSVVPIIIVFLFLQRYFIEGLAGSIKG, encoded by the coding sequence ATGTACCGCCTAAACCGATTTCTGAGACAGCTGCCGGCCCAGGTCCTGCTGCTTGCCTTCACGCTAATCTGGAGTTATCCGTTCATCTGGATTATCTCCTCTTCCTTCAAATCGCAGAGTGAAATGTTCCTGGGCGGCATTAACATCATCCCCAAGGAGCCGACGCTCGACAATTTTGTAAGGGCGTGGGATCTGGCTAACTTTTACCAATACTTCTTCAATTCGGTCATTGTTACCGCTTCGGTTGTCCTGCTCGTGCTTGTAATTACCTCAATGGCGGGTTATGCACTGGGAAGAGGCAGCATGCCCGGTAAAAAGCTGATCATGACCATGCTGGTCATCTCGATGTTCCTGCCCAAAGGCTTCACCATTCTTCCGTTGTTCGAGCTGATCGTCGGACTGGGCTTCAATAATACGCTGATGGGGGTGATCCTGGCTGAATCGGGTCCGTCCAAAATCGTATCCATCCTGCTGTTCGTCGGCTATTTTGCCTCGCTGCCCAAAGAGATGGAGGAGTCCGCAACGATTGACGGGGCTGGTTATTTCCGGATGTTCTTCAGCATTATGCTTCCGCTGTCCAAGCCAATTCTCGGCACGGTAACGATCTTCAGCTTTATCGGAGCGTGGAATGCGTTTTTTGTTCCGCTGACGTTCACTTTGAGCAAGCCGTCACTGCGGACGCTGGGAGTCGGGATGTACAACTTCTTTGGAACGAACAGTGTGGACTGGACCGGGCTGGCGGCGGGGGCGGTTATGTCGGTGGTGCCGATCATCATCGTATTCCTGTTCCTGCAGCGGTATTTCATCGAAGGTCTGGCCGGTTCCATTAAAGGCTAA
- a CDS encoding cache domain-containing sensor histidine kinase, which yields MRKLLLFMHKIRFKMFVIILACMLTVALSISLIAYRYITDLLTEKQMSQMKSYSDRQSEQLERILSDIKAPLGQLAGKLSETDQSREGVTRVLRMYQYSVYPFSRGMYFIAPDHSIYETVQTTVLPEPFMEKLFNGARTSWTSLQTAGPYQSENKGLVLTMAVTVYRGMDIQGILAADIDLLALNELIAGMNPSPTTSILLFNPEIQPILSSVKVRQDEYSGLFPQIQNYLQQDAGGFHPLYAENGGEFVALFGSPNSQDWRLASFVGKQDILAPVTQLRAYAIYLVLFFILLSLVISFFLARYIDGPISGLILQMRRIQKGNLGLRVQLKRKDEFRTLADSFNVMLDHIGELIDDKLRIEKMKKQYEFRALQAQINPHFLYNTLNSINALVDLKRTDEIAKVLHALVNLLDYSMGKGEALTSLRNELQGLRHYVFLQQIRYQNKFEVHFNVDDELLDYSLLKLTLQPIVENAIFHGIKEKRRGDGQIIVGGKQINSRLVQLYVADNGTGIAPDRLAGLLDPSNSDSDSDSDADAGLPRYSSMGLRNVHERLQLQFGDAYGLKIESTEGAGTTIIISFPAVKGAPADGH from the coding sequence ATGAGAAAGCTGCTGCTTTTTATGCACAAAATCCGCTTCAAAATGTTCGTGATCATCCTCGCCTGCATGCTGACGGTTGCGCTGTCGATCAGCCTGATCGCCTACCGGTATATTACAGACCTGCTGACCGAAAAACAGATGAGCCAGATGAAATCCTATTCTGACCGTCAATCTGAGCAGCTGGAACGGATTCTTTCGGACATCAAAGCTCCGCTCGGCCAGCTGGCCGGTAAGCTGTCGGAAACAGACCAGTCGCGTGAAGGCGTAACCCGTGTTCTGCGCATGTATCAGTATTCCGTGTATCCTTTTTCAAGAGGCATGTATTTCATTGCCCCCGATCATTCGATTTATGAAACGGTGCAGACCACCGTGCTGCCGGAACCCTTTATGGAAAAGCTGTTTAACGGCGCCCGGACCAGCTGGACCTCTCTGCAGACCGCCGGACCTTACCAGTCGGAGAATAAAGGCCTTGTCCTAACCATGGCCGTAACCGTTTACAGGGGGATGGATATTCAGGGTATCCTGGCGGCGGATATTGATCTGTTGGCCCTTAATGAGCTGATTGCCGGCATGAATCCCTCCCCTACTACCTCTATTTTACTGTTCAATCCGGAAATCCAGCCAATTCTCAGCTCTGTTAAGGTACGGCAGGATGAATACAGCGGGCTTTTTCCCCAGATTCAAAATTACCTACAGCAGGATGCCGGGGGCTTCCACCCGCTTTATGCGGAGAACGGCGGAGAATTCGTGGCTCTGTTCGGCAGCCCCAACTCGCAGGATTGGCGTCTGGCCAGCTTTGTCGGCAAGCAGGATATTCTCGCACCGGTCACTCAGCTGAGGGCTTATGCTATCTATCTTGTATTATTTTTTATCCTGCTGTCGCTAGTTATCTCCTTCTTTCTTGCCCGATATATCGACGGTCCGATCTCAGGCCTGATTCTGCAGATGCGCCGCATCCAGAAGGGCAATCTGGGGCTGCGTGTCCAGTTAAAGCGCAAGGATGAATTCCGTACCCTCGCCGATTCCTTTAATGTGATGCTGGACCATATCGGAGAGCTGATCGACGACAAGCTGAGGATTGAAAAGATGAAAAAGCAATACGAGTTCCGTGCGCTGCAGGCCCAGATTAACCCGCATTTTCTCTACAATACGCTCAATTCCATCAATGCCCTGGTCGACCTGAAGCGGACGGATGAAATCGCCAAGGTGCTGCATGCGCTCGTTAATCTGCTGGATTATTCGATGGGCAAAGGTGAGGCGCTGACCAGTCTGCGCAATGAGCTGCAGGGACTGAGGCATTATGTGTTTTTGCAGCAAATCCGCTATCAGAACAAGTTTGAGGTTCATTTTAACGTTGATGATGAGCTTCTGGACTATAGCCTATTAAAGCTGACGCTGCAGCCGATAGTGGAAAACGCGATTTTTCACGGAATAAAAGAGAAACGGCGCGGTGACGGGCAAATCATTGTCGGCGGAAAGCAGATAAACTCCCGGCTCGTGCAGCTGTATGTAGCGGATAATGGTACCGGTATCGCTCCGGACCGTCTTGCCGGCCTGCTGGATCCTTCCAACTCTGATTCTGATTCCGATTCCGATGCTGACGCAGGGCTTCCCCGCTATTCATCGATGGGACTGCGCAATGTCCATGAACGTCTGCAGCTGCAGTTCGGCGATGCTTACGGCCTTAAGATTGAAAGCACGGAGGGAGCCGGCACGACAATCATCATTTCATTCCCGGCAGTGAAAGGAGCACCCGCAGATGGGCACTAA